The DNA window TTTTATACGGAAGGCTGCCCAACAGGGTGGCCTTCTTTTTTTATAAGAAACTCGGGTTTCAGGTACTAACCGGGATGCGAGTTGGAATTGTAAGAAAAATAAGCTATATTGTAGTAACCGGCCTCAGGAGTTAGTTAATTAACAGTTTTACTGTAACCCAATTAATATTTTCAGCACCTCGCCGTTCTCGCCATGCAACTCATTGTCTGATATAATGGTGAACTGGAAATCCTGATTGAGATCCGGGACATGCACCTTAATTTTACTGCCGCTTATCTTATAACTGGCCGACCACATGATGTCCCCGCCGGGATTGATTAGCGCTGCACCACCGGGCTTTAAAGTAAGGCTCACGGCGTTACCCAGCAGCGGATCTGTCGTTGGAGCAGCGTTTACCTGGTGATAGCTTTTTTCTTCTTTGATTTGCAGGGCATCTTTTTTGCATCCCGCAAGGCTTAGCAGGACAACGAACAGGTAGAAAGCTTTTTGCATGGCGTAAAGTTTTGTGCTTTATACCATTACGCTGAAGGCCAGCTGTTTGTAACAGCAAAATAAAATATTAACTGGTGTTTGCATCAACATTTGTGAGGGATGTTGAGCCATCTATCTCATTGGCGAAGGTGTAGTTAGATAATTACACGCGCGCTATCAAAAAAGTGTGGTTTTTGAAGATTTTGGTTCATAAAACCTGCATTTTCCAGGTAAAACATGTTGTTTTTACGCTAAAAATGCAGGTTTTCTTTTTAGAAAGCCAATTTCAAGGGCACTAGCTAGTATGCCGGGTTGCAGCAGTTTTTTTCACCTCAAAATAGTACCCCACGAGTTCCTCTGCCCGGTGGCGGGCGGTGTGTTTCGATAGTATTTTTTGTCTTGCCCGCTCGCCAATGGCGCGGAGTTCATCTTCCGGGGTGTTCCTTAGAAAGGCCAGTGTTTCTTCACCAGAGTAGGATACAAGTATCTCTGTTCCAAGTTCAAAAATGCTGTCCAGGCCATCCCAATAGTCACTTATGATTGGTACGCCACATGCTGCTGCCTCAAACAGCCTAACACTGGGGGAGTAGCCGGCCTTGATCATATCTGCCCGGGTAATGTTCAGCGTAAAGCGCTGAGCGTTATAGAAGTCGCGGTGCTCCGCCGGTGGCAGGTGATTGATATACCGCACGTTTGCAGGCCATTCCACCGATTGCGGATACTGCGGACCAGCTACCACAAAGCGGCCGTTAGACCAGCCCTTTGCGGCATCAAAAAGAAGGCGTTCCAGTGGTGGTTGGCGGTCATCGCTATAGGTGCCCAAATAGCCAAGATCATATTCAATATCGACGTTCTCCGGGTAATATAAAGATGGGTCAACAGAGCAATAAAGTGCCCTGGCGCATGGAGAACCGTATTTTTGTTCCAGCAAGGTAAGGGTTGGTCCCCCGGTGAACGACAGGTAAAGGTCATACATCGGGATTACTTCTGGACTCAGGTACTCGTAATCATTTCTGTCGAGTTTGGCCAGAGTTACCGGGGTATCAATATCATAGAAGGCGGTTATGCCATTAGCTACATTACAGGCCCATTTACCGACTTCTACACCTTCAGGAACGTACGAGCCTACGATTACTAAATCAGCAGATTGCACGATATCTGCGTGTTGTTCCCTAAGTTCTGTAATATCTTTATAGAGAATGACTTTACAAAAGTCCGGGTTTGCCAGATCGCGATTAGAAGCGTACCACGGCACATCCCTTTCAAGAAAGGTTACTTTGTGCCCGGCAGCATTTAGTTCTTTCACCAACGCCCTAAAAGTGGTAGCATGCCCGTTCCCCCAGGATGATGTTATAGACAGCCCCAGAATGGTTATATTCAAAGAACTGCTGCTCATATCTCTCCGGCATTTATCTCCTGAAAATGCGCAGCAAATAGCTTCTGCACCTCTTTTGCCCTGTTTGCGTAAGTGTGTAGCGCCAGTACACGCTTTTTAGCAGCTTGTCCAATAGCTTTTGCATCTTCCTGGGAGAGATTCTTCAGTATGTCTGCAACCTCATCTCCATTTTGCGCTACGAGAATTTCCTTGCCTGGTTCAAAAAAGAAATCGATACCGAGCCAGTAATCGGTGATGATGCAGGCTCCTGCACCAGCGGCTTCAAATACCCGTGTAGCAGGCGAAAAACCCATTTTCGCCATGCTGTCGCGACTGATGTTCAGCACTGCCTTTGGCGTGCAATTAAAAGCATTGTGATCATTGGTATAAACATGGCCTATGTACTCCACGTTAGATGGCATGTGCTTATCGCCCCAGCCGCTGCCGCCTATTTCAAAGCTTTGCTCTGGAGATTGTTTCGCAGCCTTTAAGAAAAACTCTTCTACACGGGCCTCACGATCAGGCAAACGGTTACCTAAAAAGGCAAGATCGCAGCTAAAACGATCGTCTGGTGCAACCTGAAAGTGCGTTTCTGGATCAAGGGCATTGTATATTGGTACACAAAGTTTAGCGCCATTGGCTGTATAGGCGTTAACCACCGGATCTCCGCCGCCATAGGTTAAGATCATATCGTATTGCGGAACCAGCGGCCAAAATGGATCATCTGGGTTTTGATCCATGCGCTCTAAAGTAGCCGGGGCATCCACATCCCAGAATATTACCAGCTGGTTTTCTTTTCTTCTTTTAAGCACTTGCTCTTCCAGTAATTCGTCAAATACGCCGACGCCACTCGCCTTGATTACCACATCTGCAGACTCTGCCTGCGATAAGGCCCAAAAGGCACTTTCCTCATTATTCTCGTAAACTACAACGGTCGCCCATTCAGGGTTAGGAATATCCCGGTGCTGTTGGCGCTCGTACGCGTCTGGCTCGTAAAAAGTGACGTCGTGCCCTAGTCTGCTTATTTCTTTAATTATGCCTCTGTAATAGGTTGCTGCCCCGTTCCAATAGGCAGATACAAGGCTGGAACCAAAAAAGGCTATTTTCAATTTCTTTTCCATAGGTATAGTTGTATGCTGTTACTCTGCTGATGTAGTTGCAGAAACGTGAGATCTGAGTGATTGTATTATCTGTTCAAGCTCATCAACACGGTGCGCGCAGGTGTGCCTGCTCAAAGTTGTTTTTAACCCATTGCTGGCGAGAGTTTCCGCAGCAGATCGATCATTTATGATAGTTGAAAGATGCTGTTTCATACTTTCTTTGCTATCTGCCACCAGGAAGTCTTTGCCCGGCGAGAACAGGTTCTCTGCGTCGTCCCACTGAGAAGAAACCAGCGGTATTCCACACGCCATTGCTTCAAACGGGCGTATAGTAGGTATACCTGGCAGCGATTCAACATACGGCCGGCGTGGTACATGAACAGTTACCTTATATTTAGCAAAAACTTCCGGCGCTTTATAGTTTGGCAGCCAGTTGCCATATTCAATACCTGCATCTTCAAGTGCCTTTAGTGCATGATCGGGATAGCGCACACCGTAAATCTTAGCTTTTAATCCAAGCTCCTTAACCGGTTCTATCAAAAAGGTGTGCAGTTCACGTGTGCGCTCATCGTCGCCCCAGTTACCTATCCACACCAGGTCTCCCTCTTTTTCAGTATGTGGCATGGGGTGGAAAATGCGGGTGTCAGCTGCTTCGTGCCATGTCCAGGCGTTCTTTGTCCAGCCCTCCTTCAGGTAAATGTCGCGAATCACATTTCCAAACGCTAAAACGCCATCATAATACTGCAGATCGTACTTCATCATACTTTCTCTTTCGGTAACAGCACGATGATGGGTGTCATGAAAGATCAGTTGAAAACCACCTAAAGTATTGCGGTATTCTCCTATTTTCTTCACCAGGCTATGCTCATTCCATTCATGTACAATAACCAGGTCCTGATCTTTAAGAACATCATGAAGGTCAATTGTATTAATATCATAGAAGGAAGACTTTAATTGTGGGTACGAAACACGAAACTCTTGCAGGAACGAGTCCCCATGTCCGGCTATTAAATTAGCTAAGCTCCAATTATTTTCAGGCTCGTACACTTTTACATCGTGCCCGCGGCTTAACAGCTCGGCAACGACCCCGCGCAGAAAGTGTGCATTTCCATGATTCCAGTCGGATAGGAGGGAGTGGTAAAAAAGAGATATTTTCATGTTGGTTCTTCTATATAGGTGACAAGGCAACACCGGATGTTAAAAAATGTTAACTGGATATAGCAAACTGCTCCTCGCGAATAAGCGACTTATATAGTGAGACATAGCTGTTAGCCATATTTTCAAGTGATAGGTTTTTTGAACGTTTTGATGATCTTTCTATCATTTGACCGCACTCAACGGGATGTAAAATAACATAGTCGAGCAGTTGATCTAACTCTAAAGGATCATTAGGGTTAAAGAATAATGCCGCATCACTCCACAACTCTCTAAAAGTTGGTATGTCAGCGAGTAAAAGCAGGCATCCGGATAGAGCAGCCTCAAGCACCGAAAGACCGAACGGCTCGTATTTGGCTGGCATAATGTAGATGTAGCTTTCTGGAAGGTGCTCACTTACTTCAGCCGGGCTTAATATTCCTGCCAGGGTAACATTAGGTATACTAATGCTTGTACCTGTATCAGGATGATTGTTATTGCCGGCAATCACAATTGGAATATTGTGCCTATTAGTTAACTCGGCGAGCATCGGCAGGTTTTTAGCTTCGTCCCAGATCCTTCCCATGGCAAATGCCTTCATTTTCTTTTCGGCACTTCGAAGCAAGTGTGAATCGCGGCCGTTGTAAATAACCCTAAGATTATTGAGTGGTCCGTATATCCTTTGAATTTCGTTTGAATAGGATTGAGAGATGGAAACCACAGCATTGGCCGCACGCAGTCCTCGTTGCACCGCGTTTTTATACGCAGTCCATTCATTGGGGGCTGGTTCGTGCTTAACGGCCTGCCACCATGATAACACGCAGGAGTGAGCAACTACAACCACGGGTGCCGACCAAGCAATTGAGGCATGCACATAGCCATTAAGGTGAATAATATCTGGCTTAAATGTAGATTCAAGCTTCAACAACCAGCCGGCCGCTAGTTCCACATCCGCCCAGGGCTCATGCATCCATTCAAGTTTATAATCGCTTTGATGGATAACAAGGTTGGGGATTTTGGCAGCTTCTTCCAGTTGCTTTTTAGATGCATGGGCACCCATTAAGGCAAGACAAACAGTAATTCCAGATTTATCTAAAGCGGAGCAAAGGTCAAGCGCATAAGTCCAAACGCCGCCAACTGCATCGGCGGTCATCAGTACTCGTCTTATTGGCTTTTCCTGTGTAAGCATTAATTAACCTCGCTTGTATATTCTGTCCAATATTTCCGCAGACTTCACATACTGAAAAGCGTCGGAATTAAACTTATTGCCGTTTTGGCTTAGTTCCTCAACCCAGTTTACAGCCGCTTTGCCACCCCATGAATCACCTGGTGTGCTAATAGTTTGCCTTGATGTGCCGTAAAAGCGTTCGGTAGTAAAATCGTAAAATGAGCCGTTTATATTTTTAAAAGCAACTCCTCCGTTTGTGCCATAAAAGCTTACTTCGATAACAGCATCTACACCAGCGGGCAAATTCCATGAACAAGCCATTTGCACTGCAATACT is part of the Mucilaginibacter terrenus genome and encodes:
- a CDS encoding CgeB family protein gives rise to the protein MEKKLKIAFFGSSLVSAYWNGAATYYRGIIKEISRLGHDVTFYEPDAYERQQHRDIPNPEWATVVVYENNEESAFWALSQAESADVVIKASGVGVFDELLEEQVLKRRKENQLVIFWDVDAPATLERMDQNPDDPFWPLVPQYDMILTYGGGDPVVNAYTANGAKLCVPIYNALDPETHFQVAPDDRFSCDLAFLGNRLPDREARVEEFFLKAAKQSPEQSFEIGGSGWGDKHMPSNVEYIGHVYTNDHNAFNCTPKAVLNISRDSMAKMGFSPATRVFEAAGAGACIITDYWLGIDFFFEPGKEILVAQNGDEVADILKNLSQEDAKAIGQAAKKRVLALHTYANRAKEVQKLFAAHFQEINAGEI
- a CDS encoding CgeB family protein, which gives rise to MKISLFYHSLLSDWNHGNAHFLRGVVAELLSRGHDVKVYEPENNWSLANLIAGHGDSFLQEFRVSYPQLKSSFYDINTIDLHDVLKDQDLVIVHEWNEHSLVKKIGEYRNTLGGFQLIFHDTHHRAVTERESMMKYDLQYYDGVLAFGNVIRDIYLKEGWTKNAWTWHEAADTRIFHPMPHTEKEGDLVWIGNWGDDERTRELHTFLIEPVKELGLKAKIYGVRYPDHALKALEDAGIEYGNWLPNYKAPEVFAKYKVTVHVPRRPYVESLPGIPTIRPFEAMACGIPLVSSQWDDAENLFSPGKDFLVADSKESMKQHLSTIINDRSAAETLASNGLKTTLSRHTCAHRVDELEQIIQSLRSHVSATTSAE
- a CDS encoding CgeB family protein, coding for MSSSSLNITILGLSITSSWGNGHATTFRALVKELNAAGHKVTFLERDVPWYASNRDLANPDFCKVILYKDITELREQHADIVQSADLVIVGSYVPEGVEVGKWACNVANGITAFYDIDTPVTLAKLDRNDYEYLSPEVIPMYDLYLSFTGGPTLTLLEQKYGSPCARALYCSVDPSLYYPENVDIEYDLGYLGTYSDDRQPPLERLLFDAAKGWSNGRFVVAGPQYPQSVEWPANVRYINHLPPAEHRDFYNAQRFTLNITRADMIKAGYSPSVRLFEAAACGVPIISDYWDGLDSIFELGTEILVSYSGEETLAFLRNTPEDELRAIGERARQKILSKHTARHRAEELVGYYFEVKKTAATRHTS
- a CDS encoding glycosyltransferase, with the protein product MLTQEKPIRRVLMTADAVGGVWTYALDLCSALDKSGITVCLALMGAHASKKQLEEAAKIPNLVIHQSDYKLEWMHEPWADVELAAGWLLKLESTFKPDIIHLNGYVHASIAWSAPVVVVAHSCVLSWWQAVKHEPAPNEWTAYKNAVQRGLRAANAVVSISQSYSNEIQRIYGPLNNLRVIYNGRDSHLLRSAEKKMKAFAMGRIWDEAKNLPMLAELTNRHNIPIVIAGNNNHPDTGTSISIPNVTLAGILSPAEVSEHLPESYIYIMPAKYEPFGLSVLEAALSGCLLLLADIPTFRELWSDAALFFNPNDPLELDQLLDYVILHPVECGQMIERSSKRSKNLSLENMANSYVSLYKSLIREEQFAISS